The sequence GCTCGATATCACCGCGATCCACTCCGTCGCCGGGCTGCTCTCCCCGGACAGGGGCCTCGTCGCGATTCGGCCGTTCCGCGCCCCGCATCATACCGTGAGCGCCGCGGGCCTCGTCGGCGGCGGGGATCCCATCCGCCCCGGCGAGGTCTCCCTGGCCCACCATGGGTGCCTGTTCCTCGACGAGCTGCTCGAGTTCCGCCGCGGCGTCCTCGAGGCGCTCCGCGAGCCGCTCGAAGAGGGCACGGTCGCCCTCTGCCGCGCCCGCGCCCGCGTCGTGTTCCCGGCGCGCCCGATCCTGGTGGCCGCCATCAACCCCTGTCCGTGCGGCTTCCATGGCGACCGCGGCAATCGCTGCGCCTGCTCCCTCGATCGTGTCCGCGCCTACCGCGCGCGGCTGAGCGGGCCGCTGCTCGATCGCATCGATCTTCACATCTCCTTGCCGCCCGTCGATGTCGCTCACCTGTGCGCGCCGCTCGCCGACGGCCGGTCGGCGCTCGAGGCGCCCGAGAGCTCCGCTGCGGTGCGGGCGCGCGTCGTCGAGGCCCGGGCCGCGCAGCGCGGGCGCTTCGAGGCGGGGGAGGTCGCGGCGACGCACAACGCCGAGCTCGGCCCGCGCGATCTCGCCCGCGTCGCGATGCCGGACGCCACCGGCGCGCGCGTGCTCGCGTCGGCCGTGGAGCGGCTCGGGCTCTCCGCGCGGGCGTACACCAAGGTGCTGCGGGTCGCCCGGACGCTCGCCGACATGGACAGGAGCTCTGCGGTGCGGGCGGCGCACGTGGCCGAGGCGATCGGCGCGCGGCTGTTCGACCGCGAGGCCGCCTCCGGGCCGGCGCCCGCCACCACCGCCGCGGGTGCCTGAGCTCGCCGCGGCGCCAAGGACCACCGCGCCTGCAGCGATGCCGGCGCGATCGCGGCCGCCCCGACGGCCGCGCTGGATCGTCTGTCCGCGCGCTCGGGGGCGCGCGCGTCGAGCACGCGACAACCAACACGCAACACGCAACACGCAACGAACGCACGTCGACAAGGAGAGACCGAGATGATGACCGAGATCGCTGAGAAGCTTCGCACCGTGAAGACCGTCGTTGGCACCATCGAGAAGCAGTTCGGGAAGGGGGCAATCATGTCATTGAACGGCGAGAACGAGACCCGGGACATCGGCCTGATCCGGACCGGATCGCTGTCGCTCGACGCGGCGCTGGGGATCGGGGGCTACCCGCGCGGGCGCATCGTGGAGATCTACGGCCCGGAGTCGTCGGGGAAGACCACGCTCACGCTGCACGCGATGCGGGAGGCGCAGCGCGCGGGCGGCGTCGCCGCGTTCATCGACGCCGAGCACGCGTTCGACGTCACGTACGCGCGCTCGGTCGGCGTCGACATCGACAGGCTGCTGGTCTCGCAGCCGGACAACGGCGAGCAGGCGCTCGAGATCGTCGAGATGCTCGCGCGCTCGAGCGCCGTCGACGTGATCGTCGTCGACTCGGTGGCTGCGCTCACGCCCAAGGCCGAGATCGAGGGGGACATGGGCGACTCGCACATGGGCCTCCAGGCGCGGCTGATGAGCCAGGCGCTGCGGAAGCTCACGGGCATATGCCACCGCACCGACACGACGCTCATCTTCATCAACCAGCTCCGGCAGAAGATCGGCGTCGTGTTCGGCAATCCCGAGGTGACGACCGGCGGCAACGCGCTCAAGTTCTACGCGAGCGTGCGGCTCGACGTGCGCCGGGTGGGGCCGGTGAAGGTGAGCGACGAGGCCATTGGCAGCAGGACGCGCGTCAAGGTGGTCAAGAACAAGATGGCTCCTCCGTTCCGAGAAGCTGAGTTCGACATCCGGTGGGGAGCGGGCATCGACGGCGCGGCGGATCTCATCGACTTCGCCTGCCAGCTCGGGGTCGTCGAGAAGAGCGGCGCGCACCTGTCGTTCGCGGGCGAGCACATCGGGCAGGGGAGGGAGCGCGCCCGCGAGGCGCTGCTCGGCAAGCCGACGCTCGCCACGTCGCTCCGCGCCGCCGTCGATGCGGCGGCGCTGGCGCGCCCCGGCGTCGCCGCGGCGATGGATGCATGAGCCCGAGCAGGCGGCGCGCCGGCGGCCCATCGCCGCCGGGCGCCGCTCGTCCTTCTGAACCGCCCTCGGGGACGACATGGCCTGTCGCGGGCGGAGGTGAAACGGCCGCAGACGTCGTTGGTGACCGCGATTGACGCTCTCGAACGACAGTAGACGATGGCAGACGACAACAACGTGGTGAACTGGAGCACATCATGACTGATGGACTGAACAAGGTGATTCTCATGGGCAACCTCGGCTCGGATCCGGAGCTGCGCTACACCGGCAATGGCACGCCGGTGCTCCAGCTGCGTATGGCGACGAACGAGTCGTTCGTCGACAAGAACAAGGAGCCGAAGGAGCGTACGGAGTGGCACAACATCGTGTTCTGGGGGCAGCGCGCCGAGGCGCTCGCGAAGGTCCTGTCCAAGGGAGACGGTGTGCTCATCGAGGGCGGGCTGCGCACGTCGAGCTACGAGAAGGACGGCATCCGGCGCTACCGCACCGAGGTGATCGCGCGGGATCTCCGCTTCACGGGGCGGCGGGGCGTGGCGCAGGCGCTGCCGGGTCCGGACGACGACGGCGAGGCGACGCAGCCCGGGGCCGAGGTGCCGACCACCGCGCGGCTCGGGAAGAACGGCGTGCGGGGGCGGCCGCCGGAGGTCCCAGCGCTGGATGAACTGCCGTACTGACGGCGGAGTAGCGACGAGCGAGGCGGCTGGGAGAAGCCGCCTTGCGGCGCCCCTCGCCCCCGCGGGCCCCCGCGCGACGCGGCCGGAGGCTGCCGATGAATGCGCGCCCGTGCGGCGCCTGGGCGTGCTCCTGGCAGCCGCGCACCCCGTCGGGTCGCCTCGCATGTACCAGCTCGTCGCCGCGCCAGCAACGCGGACCATTCTCCCAAGGACGGCTCGATTGCTCTGCTCGTGGGCCACCGGTCGTCGACCGTCCGGCCATTCGTCGCAGCGCGATTCTTCGCCAACCACCTGTCGCTCCTCGCGCGTCCTGGGCGCCACCCGTCGCAGCGCCATTGGGCCGCTGAGCTCGGCGTGTGGCGTGTTGCTGGATTCCAGTGATACGGGTCTGCGGGGGTCAATCTCTCCTCGCGGCTACTCGTCACGGAGCCGTTGGCGCGTGGCGTCAGCTGCAGATGGCTGAGTTAATCATTCGAGGAGGCCATCAAGCGGTAGACATTATCCGGCGGTGCCGGCTGAAGAGCTCTCGTGTCCTACATGGGCCCAGAAAAGTGATTCGTTGAGTCGATGCGATGTTCGAAGTGTATTGACGGATGCATTGTATTGGGAGTAAACATTGGATGCTAGGCTCGACGCGACCAGGTGCGATTCTATCGCTGTACACGATCGGCCTCCTCTACCGAATCTGCTCGGCCTGCAGAACGGCAACGTGGTAACCGTCAACCGAGGTAATTCATGCTCAGCAATATGGCTCGTTTCCTGATGGTGTCTGCTGCTGCTTCTTTCGTCGCGCTTGGCTCTGCCCCGGCCGATGCGTGCGTCGATATTTCCGACACCGCGCTCGATCTCATCGCTGACACCACACCGGTGGCGAGCGGCGCTGTGTTCTTCACGGCGGTCCAGAAGGCGGCTTTCGGCTACACGAACACGGACATCGCCGTCCTCTGGGGCAACGTCAGCCCGAACTCGGCGCTGTACTTCGACAACTTCTTCGCGGTCGCCCCCGCAACAACCCACTTCACAGAGATCACGAACGTCGCCAACATTGCTGCGGGCGACGTCCTCATCCTCGACGCGACGGCGTCGTACTCCGGGCACACCGCGATCATCACGGGCCCAGTGACACAGGTCTCGCCAGCGCTGTCCCCGGTCTACGCGACCACGAAGCAGTGGGCGTTGCCGATCGCCGACTCCACCACCTCGAAGCACGGCTGCAGTGTGGCCTATCCTGACAGCCGGTGCGTCGGCGGCGTGTTTACCGCTGGGGAGGGGACGGCCTTTATGCGTCTCTACGCCGACGATGTCACGGGAGTCCCGGGGGGCCACACCTGGAGCGTCGCTTCGGTCAGTGCGAGCAGCTATTACTCGATCTCGGACCGGCCCTTCAAGATCGGTAGGCTGACGCCGTGCCCTCCGCTCTGATCTGAGCTCCGGCTCGATGTCCTGAGAGGCCGTGCGCGCGCTCGCGGCGCCGTGGCCGCCGGGCGATCCTGAGGGCGCGCGCTCCCAGGATCGCCCTCTCCCCCCCTTCGGCGTTTACGGCATTCCGCCCTTCTCGGCCGCCGCGGGCACGCGGCAGAGCTGGGCGATTCCCTTTCCGCTCAGCTTCTCGCGGGTCAGCTCGAACTGCGGCACGTACATGCAGAAGCGCCCGCCCTTCTCGGTCGCGATGCTCGTTCGACGCGAGATCATCTCCTCGAGCTCCGAGCGGCTGACGGCCTTGTCCGTCTTCAGCGTGTCCGAGACCTTGAGATCGACCGCGTTCGGGCAGCTGACGCTGGCGGCTACGGTGAGGTTGGGCTTCACCTTCTCCTGACCCTCGCGATAGTCAGCACCAGGCCCCGCCTGGCCGCCTGCTTGCGCCGCGCCCGCCTGGGCGCCTGCGTGAGGCTGGCTGCCGCCTTGAGCGCCGCCGGCATGGGCCTGGGCCTGGCTGCCGTCGGTATGGCCCTGCTCTCCCGCGCCGCCCCGTCCCAGGTTGCCGCCGCCGGTCTGGCCGCCCGACGGCTGCTGCGACTTGCCCGTGGCGACGGGATCGATCCGACCGTTCACGGAGGCCGTGTAGGTGCACCCTTCCTCGACCGGGAACGAGATCTGCTCCTGGAGCTTTATCGCCTGTTTCTTCTGACCCTGCCCCTGCTGCTGCTGCTGCCCGCGCTGTGCGCCGCTCGGGCTGGGCTTGTCGCCCTGATGCTGCGCACCGCCCTGCGCCGCTCCCGGGGTGCCCGATTCGCGGTGCTGCGGCGTGCTCGTGCCGCCCGTCTGAGCGGCTGCGAGCGCCGGCACGACCGCGAACGCTCCCATGGCGAGCGCAAGTTGGATGGACCGATTCGATTTCATATTACCCCCAACCGTAGAATCTGCTTCCGATCGTACTCACCACCGCCGCGGGCCGACCGCCCACTAGGCGGCTTGTTCCCAGACCTTCCTTGACAGCGCGTCCTTGATCCACGCGAGGTGCCGCTGCTCATCGGCGTAGTTGCGCTCGATGATCGCGCGCGCCTCGGTCGTGAGCGACTCGTCCAGCGCGGCCTGGTACTGCCGGTTTGTGAGCTCCTCGTTGCCGCGCATGGCGAGGAGCGCGCTCTGGTCTCCCTGGCTCGTGATCGCCGTGAACCCCTCGATGAGCTTGCCCTTGAGGTCGCGGGTCTTGGCCGCGACGCCGCCGAGCGACGTCACATGCGCGGTCAGATCCACCACGTGGCGCGCGTGATCGTCCCTGAAGCTCGCGAGCCTCTCCTTGGTATGAGCGTGCTCGCACGCCTCGATGGCGCGGTCATAAGCGGCGATCGCGTCGCGATCGAGCTGGATGAGGTCGTTGAACACCTCGAAGACGTCTCTCGCCATGATGGACACTCCTTCCGGGATCGCGCTCCGCTCGGACCCCCCCGCCCACCACCTGGGGCATTTGCGTGGGGGCGCAAGCCATGCGCACGTCGTCGCCGGAACTTGTGGTCGCCGTCGGCGCGCTCGGCTCGGCCGGCGCTCGTGCGGCCTCTGGCGGCCGCGTCGGGCGGCCCGGCATCCCGATCGGCCCGGCAACCTCGACCTGGCACGGACCGTGAAAGCCGTTGGAAGATGGGAGATGGGAAACCCTACGGCTTTCGTTGACTGGCGCCGCCAGCGCAGGCGCCGCGGGGAGATGGGATGTGCCTATGAAATGCTCTCTTGGCTGCTCGATGCGCGCCGCGCTCGCGCTGCTCCTCGTCGTCGCCTCCGCGGCCTGCGCCGAGGGGCTCGCGAACGCGCCCAGCATCAACCGCGAATGGACCCCGGACGACCGTGGGCAGGACGCCATCGCGAATGGCCCGCGCTCCTGCCCCAGGGAAGGCCCCGATCCGCTCTCACCCCCCGGTGAGCTGCGCGATATCTGTCCCAAGGTCGCTCCGCCGAGGCTGCCCAACGCCGCTGCGTCGCCCTGAGCGCAGCCGGTTCGCGCGAGCAAACCTCGCTGCGTCCTCTGGCCTCACGCTCGCGCGCGCAGGAGCTCGCGGCGAGCTCCGCACGCAGGGGGTCCTTCTGCGGTCGACCGCGTCTACAATCGACGACCCGGATGCGGCTGTGCCTGCCAGCGCAAAGGCAGAATGTCCCGGCTGAGGCGAACTGCCTCATGCAGAAGGGACGATCGCCCAGGCTCCGGTGTGCCTCTAGGGCTCGGGCGCGCCAGCTCCCGCCGCGACGCCCGTTGCGGGGGGGCGACTCCGCCGCTCGCCCGCAGGGCACTCGTGGAGCCCGGCGCCCGCTGCGTCGACCGTGAGCTGGACGGTCCGGCGCTGCCGCGCGATCGGGATGGTGACGGGCTCCTCGATGAGCTCCGGCGCCAGCGCGCCGCGGGCGGGGATGAAGCGCGGCTCGCCGGGCTTGCGATCATCGGCCACCTTCCACGCGCGTGGCACCTTCCTCAGCCCGACCGGGTAGAGGGTGAGCCCCTCGCGGTGGACGTGAATCCGCAAGAAGTTCTTGTAGTCCTGGATCCGGAGCGCCGAGAACGCTTCGTTGCCGTGGCGCCGCGCGACGTTGAGCGAGATCAGGAGGTAGAGGCCCATGATCGTCGACCCGACCACGGCGCCGGTGGCGCCGACGAAGAGCGTCACGCCGAGGAGGCTCCACATGGACGGGAGGTCCTGGACGTCGACACCGAGCAGCGCGCCGCCGAGGTGCGCGAGCCCCAGCGCCGCCGCG comes from Sorangium aterium and encodes:
- a CDS encoding YifB family Mg chelatase-like AAA ATPase; translated protein: MQATALTFSLLGLDAHPIRVEVDSGRGPSFFQMVGLAEASVRESRVRVRAALQQLGIELDEYVITVNLAPADLKKSGGAYDLAIAIAALAALGKVPAEGLDRIGLLGELSLSGAVRPVRGVLPALRGAAAQRVTRAIVPQGNAREAASVAGIDVLIAEHLGQVVAHLRGNRPLAGAGTMAAIDAEPSAAAADLAEVRGQHGARRALEIAASGGHNLIMMGPPGSGKTMLARRLPTVLPPMSYDEALDITAIHSVAGLLSPDRGLVAIRPFRAPHHTVSAAGLVGGGDPIRPGEVSLAHHGCLFLDELLEFRRGVLEALREPLEEGTVALCRARARVVFPARPILVAAINPCPCGFHGDRGNRCACSLDRVRAYRARLSGPLLDRIDLHISLPPVDVAHLCAPLADGRSALEAPESSAAVRARVVEARAAQRGRFEAGEVAATHNAELGPRDLARVAMPDATGARVLASAVERLGLSARAYTKVLRVARTLADMDRSSAVRAAHVAEAIGARLFDREAASGPAPATTAAGA
- the recA gene encoding recombinase RecA, with the translated sequence MMTEIAEKLRTVKTVVGTIEKQFGKGAIMSLNGENETRDIGLIRTGSLSLDAALGIGGYPRGRIVEIYGPESSGKTTLTLHAMREAQRAGGVAAFIDAEHAFDVTYARSVGVDIDRLLVSQPDNGEQALEIVEMLARSSAVDVIVVDSVAALTPKAEIEGDMGDSHMGLQARLMSQALRKLTGICHRTDTTLIFINQLRQKIGVVFGNPEVTTGGNALKFYASVRLDVRRVGPVKVSDEAIGSRTRVKVVKNKMAPPFREAEFDIRWGAGIDGAADLIDFACQLGVVEKSGAHLSFAGEHIGQGRERAREALLGKPTLATSLRAAVDAAALARPGVAAAMDA
- a CDS encoding single-stranded DNA-binding protein — translated: MTDGLNKVILMGNLGSDPELRYTGNGTPVLQLRMATNESFVDKNKEPKERTEWHNIVFWGQRAEALAKVLSKGDGVLIEGGLRTSSYEKDGIRRYRTEVIARDLRFTGRRGVAQALPGPDDDGEATQPGAEVPTTARLGKNGVRGRPPEVPALDELPY
- a CDS encoding ferritin-like domain-containing protein, which translates into the protein MARDVFEVFNDLIQLDRDAIAAYDRAIEACEHAHTKERLASFRDDHARHVVDLTAHVTSLGGVAAKTRDLKGKLIEGFTAITSQGDQSALLAMRGNEELTNRQYQAALDESLTTEARAIIERNYADEQRHLAWIKDALSRKVWEQAA